From the genome of Bacteroides sp. MSB163, one region includes:
- a CDS encoding acetylornithine carbamoyltransferase: MKKFTCVQDIGNLKAALDEAFEIKKDRFKYVELGRNKTLMMIFFNSSLRTRLSTQKAATNLGMNVIVLDINQGAWKLETERGVIMDGDKPEHLLEAIPVMGCYCDIIGVRSFARFENKEDDYNEVIINQFIQHSGRPVFSMEAATRHPLQSFADLITIEEYKKTARPKVVMTWAPHPRPLPQAVPNSFAEWMNATDYDFVITHPEGYELAPQFVGNARVEYDQMKAFEGADFVYAKNWAAYAGDNYGQILSKDREWTVSDRQMAVTNNAYFMHCLPVRRNMIVTDDVIESPQSIVIPEAANREISATVVLKRLLESL, from the coding sequence ATGAAGAAGTTTACTTGTGTGCAGGACATCGGAAATCTGAAAGCTGCACTGGATGAAGCATTTGAGATTAAGAAAGACCGTTTTAAATACGTAGAGTTGGGACGGAACAAGACGTTGATGATGATTTTCTTCAACTCCAGCTTACGTACCCGTCTCAGCACGCAGAAAGCGGCTACGAATCTGGGCATGAATGTTATCGTGCTGGACATCAACCAGGGAGCATGGAAATTGGAGACGGAACGCGGTGTCATCATGGATGGAGACAAACCCGAACATCTACTGGAGGCTATTCCTGTGATGGGTTGCTACTGCGACATCATCGGCGTACGTTCGTTCGCCCGCTTCGAGAACAAAGAGGATGACTATAACGAGGTAATCATAAACCAGTTCATCCAACATTCCGGTCGCCCGGTGTTCTCAATGGAAGCAGCCACCCGCCATCCGTTGCAAAGCTTTGCCGACCTCATCACAATTGAAGAATATAAGAAGACGGCACGCCCTAAAGTGGTAATGACCTGGGCGCCGCATCCGCGTCCATTGCCCCAAGCCGTGCCTAATTCTTTTGCCGAATGGATGAACGCCACGGATTATGATTTTGTCATCACCCACCCCGAAGGTTACGAACTTGCTCCGCAATTCGTAGGAAATGCCCGTGTGGAATATGATCAGATGAAAGCCTTCGAAGGCGCTGACTTCGTCTATGCCAAGAACTGGGCGGCTTATGCCGGAGATAATTACGGACAGATCCTAAGCAAAGATCGTGAATGGACCGTAAGCGACCGCCAGATGGCAGTAACCAACAATGCTTATTTCATGCACTGCCTGCCCGTGCGCCGTAATATGATTGTAACAGATGATGTCATCGAAAGTCCGCAATCTATTGTCATCCCCGAAGCGGCTAATCGTGAAATATCAGCTACGGTAGTATTAAAGAGATTGCTTGAGTCACTCTGA